A single genomic interval of Aegicerativicinus sediminis harbors:
- the amaB gene encoding L-piperidine-6-carboxylate dehydrogenase — protein sequence MQVATLDFGIEKVLKTLGIEEINQGSSTGKKWFSSGESISSFSPVDGELIAKVKTTTKEDYEKVILSAQEAFKSWRLMPAPKRGEIVRQFGDKLRELKEPLGKLVSYEMGKSYQEGLGEVQEMIDICDFAVGLSRQLHGFTMHSERPGHRMYEQYHPLGIVGIISAFNFPVAVWSWNTALAWICGDVCVWKPSEKTPLCGIACQKIAAEVFEANGLPEGISCLIIGDYKVGELMTTDKRVPLVSATGSTRMGKIVAKTVGERLGRSLLELGGNNAIIVTPDADIKMTIIGAVFGAVGTAGQRCTSTRRLIIHESIYDKVKNALVDAYKQLKIGNPLDQKNHVGPLIDRDAVSMYTHALEKVVEEGGNVLVEGGVLNGEGFESGCYVKPAIAEAKPNFEIVQHETFAPILYLLKYSGDINAAIEIQNGVVQGLSSAIMTNNLREAESFLSHAGSDCGIANVNIGTSGAEIGGAFGGEKETGGGRESGSDAWKVYMRRQTNTINYTADLPLAQGIKFDL from the coding sequence ATGCAAGTTGCAACACTCGATTTCGGAATTGAAAAGGTGTTAAAAACCTTAGGGATAGAAGAGATCAACCAAGGATCTTCAACCGGCAAAAAATGGTTTTCTAGTGGAGAAAGTATTTCTAGTTTTTCTCCAGTCGATGGGGAGTTGATTGCCAAGGTGAAGACGACAACCAAAGAAGATTATGAGAAAGTTATTTTAAGCGCACAGGAGGCTTTTAAATCTTGGCGACTAATGCCTGCTCCAAAACGCGGAGAAATCGTTAGGCAGTTTGGTGATAAATTAAGGGAGTTGAAAGAACCTCTCGGCAAACTTGTGTCTTATGAAATGGGTAAGAGTTACCAAGAAGGTCTGGGTGAGGTGCAAGAGATGATTGATATTTGTGATTTTGCAGTTGGATTATCTCGCCAATTACATGGTTTTACTATGCACAGCGAACGTCCGGGTCACAGAATGTATGAACAATACCACCCTTTAGGAATAGTTGGTATTATTTCTGCATTTAATTTTCCAGTGGCTGTTTGGTCTTGGAATACGGCATTGGCATGGATTTGTGGTGATGTTTGTGTCTGGAAACCTAGTGAAAAAACACCTTTGTGCGGTATCGCTTGTCAAAAGATTGCAGCAGAGGTTTTTGAAGCCAATGGATTACCTGAAGGTATTTCTTGCTTAATAATTGGGGATTATAAGGTAGGTGAATTGATGACCACAGATAAGCGAGTTCCATTAGTGTCAGCAACTGGTTCAACAAGAATGGGTAAAATTGTCGCCAAGACTGTTGGGGAACGTTTGGGTCGGTCTTTGTTAGAGTTAGGCGGTAATAATGCTATAATTGTTACTCCAGATGCAGATATTAAAATGACCATTATTGGTGCTGTATTTGGTGCAGTTGGCACGGCGGGTCAACGTTGTACATCAACGAGAAGATTGATTATTCACGAATCCATTTATGATAAAGTGAAAAATGCATTAGTAGATGCATATAAACAATTGAAAATAGGTAATCCATTAGACCAGAAAAACCATGTTGGACCTTTGATTGATAGAGATGCCGTTTCAATGTATACCCATGCATTGGAAAAAGTAGTTGAAGAGGGAGGAAATGTGCTGGTTGAAGGAGGCGTGTTAAATGGGGAAGGTTTCGAAAGTGGTTGTTATGTAAAACCAGCCATAGCTGAAGCTAAACCAAATTTTGAGATAGTTCAGCACGAAACGTTTGCCCCTATTTTATACCTATTAAAATATAGCGGTGATATCAATGCGGCAATTGAAATTCAAAATGGGGTTGTGCAAGGATTGTCATCTGCAATTATGACCAATAATTTGAGAGAAGCTGAATCATTTTTATCGCATGCTGGAAGCGACTGTGGAATAGCAAATGTAAATATTGGAACCTCAGGTGCTGAGATTGGCGGTGCATTCGGCGGTGAAAAAGAAACTGGTGGTGGGCGTGAGTCTGGTAGCGATGCTTGGAAAGTTTATATGAGACGGCAAACCAACACAATTAATTATACGGCAGATTTACCTTTGGCTCAAGGAATTAAATTTGATTTATAA
- a CDS encoding DUF5689 domain-containing protein — MNLTKLTFLFLSLVLQGCIVNDDFEIPNTEFEDPNIPQSKITDIDAVKGLYFQNMAITQIQSEMYMEGYVISSDAGGNFFKQLILQDKPENPTCGIVIEIDLNPLYTYFDIGRKVYVKLQGLYVGLENGVVKLGKSENNGIARISFSELDNYILRTPTIANITPKDLNITQFSEEFENTFVRLSNVQFNRFEISEENPKSFASEDGDQFDGERVLESCLTNSATILSTSTFSNFKSLKLPSGKGTVDGILTRDFYDDFYTIYLNTPEDINFNTTERCDPVNIPLSSNIDCDDLGNNSDLIFSEIFDRFNNITQLINAGWSNISLIPSNTKYTLARFSGNTYVQITGYNSSDANIDNWLVSPPIDLSDVEEFQLNLQIQSSYDNGKIMSVLISNDFDGTVENSTWHNLADALIPSGPATSFGEFIDVGPINLSCFNSNQLFIAIRYQGSDPSGTTRYHIDNIEVRGK, encoded by the coding sequence ATGAATCTCACCAAATTAACATTCCTTTTTTTATCATTAGTCCTTCAAGGCTGTATAGTTAATGATGATTTTGAAATACCGAATACCGAATTTGAAGACCCTAATATCCCACAATCTAAAATTACTGACATAGATGCTGTAAAGGGTCTTTATTTTCAGAATATGGCGATAACTCAAATACAATCAGAAATGTATATGGAAGGTTATGTCATTTCTAGTGATGCGGGAGGAAACTTTTTTAAACAGTTAATTCTACAAGATAAACCGGAGAACCCGACATGTGGAATTGTTATTGAAATTGATTTAAATCCCTTATACACATATTTTGATATTGGCCGTAAAGTATATGTAAAATTACAAGGGCTGTATGTTGGTCTTGAAAATGGAGTGGTTAAACTCGGGAAATCAGAAAACAATGGCATCGCAAGAATTTCATTTTCAGAATTAGACAATTACATTCTTCGCACTCCTACCATTGCAAACATTACTCCCAAAGACCTGAATATCACCCAATTTTCAGAAGAGTTTGAAAATACATTTGTGAGACTTAGCAACGTACAATTCAACCGATTTGAAATTTCAGAAGAAAATCCTAAATCATTTGCCTCCGAAGACGGAGATCAATTTGATGGTGAAAGGGTTCTAGAAAGCTGTTTAACAAATTCTGCCACAATTCTTAGCACGAGTACCTTTTCAAATTTTAAATCATTGAAACTTCCTTCAGGAAAAGGGACAGTTGATGGCATACTAACAAGAGATTTTTACGATGACTTCTATACAATTTACCTAAACACTCCAGAAGACATTAATTTTAATACTACTGAAAGATGCGACCCCGTTAATATTCCACTTTCATCAAATATAGATTGTGATGATCTAGGCAATAATAGCGATCTCATATTTTCCGAGATTTTTGACCGTTTTAACAACATTACCCAATTAATTAATGCTGGTTGGTCTAACATTAGCTTGATTCCCTCCAACACCAAATACACCTTGGCAAGGTTCAGCGGAAATACATATGTACAAATTACCGGTTATAATTCCTCAGATGCTAATATTGATAACTGGTTGGTTAGTCCTCCTATTGATCTAAGTGATGTTGAGGAGTTTCAATTAAACTTGCAAATTCAGAGCAGTTATGATAATGGTAAAATTATGAGTGTTCTCATCTCAAATGATTTTGATGGAACAGTTGAAAATTCTACTTGGCATAATTTAGCGGATGCCCTTATCCCTTCAGGTCCAGCAACCTCATTTGGTGAATTTATCGATGTAGGACCAATCAATTTATCCTGCTTCAATTCAAATCAATTATTCATTGCAATTAGGTATCAGGGATCAGATCCAAGTGGCACCACTCGCTATCATATAGACAATATTGAAGTTAGAGGAAAATAA
- a CDS encoding carboxypeptidase-like regulatory domain-containing protein has product MLRYNFYYPIIFLISLLSFPQQFIKGNVVDAGTLEPLSNVIIWIENTTVKTETSSNGDFSLIAEIPIGEYLIRMDKGGYITKRFPITILADSTIDLRGLTMDVDAASISQEFIISLTDDELSNESAFVGNNSGLLQATKDVFLKAVAYDFSSVFFNPRGLDPSFSKILINGIEMNKFQNGRPLWANWGGLNDVQRNQEFFIGSTPNPYSLGNIGGTNNINMRASKYRSGGRVSLASSNRTYQGRIMTNYNSGIINNDWSFSIAASGRYGKEGFVEGTPYKSISFFAAVEKKINDNHSINLIGIYSENIRGKSAPLTEEVFNIKGTNYNPYWGELNGNPVNSRIREIAEPFFILSHYWDPNSKIKINSNLSYQFGHIANTRIDNSGTWQITHENQTSYFGGSRNPDPTYYQKLPSYFLRNGGAYPSSYDYEMAFMAQKELKENGQINWYHLYQSNRLLRESGKNAVYVLQEERNDDKLINVNTLIEYQINTTSKVNGGLYLKKLNSHNYSRIKDLLGGNPFLDIDVFADETGIEGSTIETLAQSDLKNPNRLVGENDLYKYNFKLSATEMELFSQFQFTRNNLDGYIGSSIVSTAFERNGLFENGHYPGNDSYGKSNTLHFLNIGFKTGGTYRISGKQIIELHTFFSSNAPTLSHSFLNPRQNNYTVSNLKNEINASLVTNYIYRSERFNGRLTGNYSESLNSVDISYYYTEDLASLGLGAGDVNVQEAVTEIDIRRIGLEIGGVYELTSSLKLKSALSFGSSIYIDNPNLYLRSDKFSSNLKFGNGKVNLKNLHTATGPERVAQIGLEYNDPAFWWLGTTVNFYSHQYIDVSYLTRSENFTRDYDGQPILNFDPNMAKQLLKQEKFNDFFLCNIVGGKSWRINDYYLGFFGVLSNVFNQFYKTGGFEQSRIAKYTTLLEEKNRKSGPVFGPKYFYGYGTTFYLSLNLRY; this is encoded by the coding sequence ATGCTACGGTATAATTTCTACTACCCCATCATTTTCTTGATAAGTTTATTGTCTTTTCCACAACAATTCATAAAAGGAAATGTAGTCGATGCCGGGACCTTGGAACCACTTTCAAATGTTATTATATGGATAGAAAATACAACAGTAAAAACTGAAACAAGTTCTAACGGGGATTTTTCATTAATTGCGGAAATTCCGATTGGAGAGTATTTAATAAGAATGGACAAGGGCGGTTATATTACTAAGCGCTTTCCAATTACAATTCTGGCAGATTCTACAATAGATTTGAGGGGCCTTACTATGGACGTCGATGCGGCTTCAATCTCACAGGAATTTATTATTTCACTTACCGATGACGAGTTAAGCAATGAAAGTGCATTTGTTGGTAATAATTCTGGCCTTTTACAGGCAACTAAAGATGTATTTCTTAAAGCCGTAGCCTATGATTTTAGCTCAGTCTTTTTTAATCCAAGAGGGCTAGATCCATCCTTCTCAAAAATTCTAATTAATGGAATAGAGATGAATAAATTTCAGAATGGTCGACCCCTTTGGGCAAATTGGGGCGGACTAAATGATGTTCAAAGAAACCAAGAATTTTTTATTGGGTCTACCCCAAATCCTTACAGTTTAGGAAATATAGGGGGAACCAACAATATTAACATGAGGGCCTCAAAATACCGGTCAGGTGGAAGAGTTTCATTAGCATCCTCGAATCGCACATACCAAGGACGTATTATGACCAACTACAATTCTGGTATAATTAATAACGATTGGTCCTTTTCAATTGCTGCATCCGGAAGGTATGGAAAAGAAGGATTTGTAGAAGGCACCCCCTACAAATCCATTTCTTTTTTCGCTGCGGTTGAAAAGAAAATAAATGATAACCATAGTATAAATTTGATTGGGATATATTCTGAAAACATCCGTGGAAAATCTGCACCTTTAACTGAAGAAGTATTTAACATAAAGGGCACTAACTATAATCCTTATTGGGGAGAATTAAATGGAAATCCAGTTAATTCGAGAATACGGGAAATTGCGGAGCCATTTTTTATACTGAGCCACTATTGGGATCCAAATTCAAAAATTAAGATAAACTCGAACCTCTCCTACCAATTTGGCCATATTGCAAACACTAGAATCGACAATAGCGGCACATGGCAAATAACTCATGAAAACCAAACGTCTTATTTTGGAGGTTCCCGTAATCCTGATCCTACTTATTATCAAAAATTACCTAGTTATTTTCTGAGAAACGGAGGAGCCTATCCGTCCTCTTACGATTACGAAATGGCATTTATGGCCCAAAAAGAGTTAAAGGAAAATGGACAAATCAATTGGTATCATTTATACCAATCTAATAGGTTACTCAGGGAGTCAGGCAAAAATGCGGTGTATGTTCTTCAGGAAGAACGGAATGACGATAAATTAATTAACGTAAATACCCTAATCGAATATCAAATCAACACTACAAGTAAGGTTAATGGAGGTTTGTATTTAAAAAAATTGAACAGTCATAATTATTCACGTATTAAAGATCTTTTAGGAGGAAATCCGTTTTTAGACATTGATGTTTTCGCCGATGAGACAGGAATTGAAGGATCAACAATTGAAACTTTAGCCCAAAGTGATTTAAAAAATCCAAATCGACTGGTTGGAGAAAATGATCTTTACAAGTATAACTTTAAACTTTCTGCCACCGAAATGGAATTATTTAGCCAATTTCAATTCACCCGAAATAACTTGGATGGATATATCGGATCCTCCATTGTCAGTACAGCTTTTGAGCGAAATGGTCTATTTGAAAATGGTCATTATCCTGGAAATGATTCCTATGGGAAAAGCAATACACTTCATTTCTTAAACATAGGTTTCAAGACGGGAGGTACCTACCGAATTTCTGGCAAACAAATTATAGAACTACATACATTCTTCTCATCAAATGCTCCAACACTTTCTCATTCATTTTTGAATCCTAGACAAAATAATTATACCGTTTCTAACTTAAAAAATGAGATTAATGCTAGCTTAGTCACTAACTACATTTATCGAAGCGAAAGATTTAACGGTCGGTTAACCGGCAACTATTCAGAATCTTTGAATTCTGTTGACATTAGCTATTACTACACCGAAGATTTGGCAAGTCTAGGTTTGGGCGCAGGCGATGTTAACGTTCAAGAAGCAGTTACAGAAATTGATATACGAAGAATTGGACTTGAAATAGGAGGAGTTTATGAATTAACCTCTTCCTTAAAACTAAAGTCAGCACTATCCTTTGGCAGTTCAATTTATATAGACAACCCAAACCTTTATTTAAGGAGCGACAAATTCTCAAGCAATTTAAAATTTGGCAATGGAAAAGTAAATCTTAAGAATCTTCATACGGCAACTGGACCTGAAAGAGTTGCGCAAATTGGTCTAGAATATAACGATCCTGCATTTTGGTGGTTGGGAACTACCGTAAACTTTTATTCACATCAATATATCGATGTAAGTTACCTAACAAGGTCTGAGAATTTTACAAGAGACTATGATGGGCAACCCATATTAAATTTCGACCCCAATATGGCAAAACAGTTGTTGAAGCAAGAAAAATTTAATGATTTCTTTCTTTGCAATATTGTTGGTGGAAAGTCATGGCGCATAAACGATTATTATTTAGGATTTTTTGGAGTCCTGAGTAATGTTTTTAACCAATTTTATAAAACTGGAGGATTCGAACAATCACGTATCGCTAAATACACCACACTTCTTGAAGAAAAAAATCGAAAGTCTGGTCCGGTATTCGGACCCAAATATTTTTATGGCTATGGCACCACATTTTATCTAAGCCTCAATTTACGTTATTAA
- a CDS encoding endonuclease/exonuclease/phosphatase family protein, with translation MIGKLLYSLSLFIFLGVSIHAQTSNKIKIHTVAFYNLENLFDTINDPLTFDESSPIMELKTNKEKVYWEKIKNMAEAISQIGKGINPNPPSLIGVCEVENKKVLEDLISSPTLKKFNYNIVHFDSKDPRGIDVALLYRQSVFVPKSVKPYEVKLMNESTGKREYTRDQLWISGLLDDDLIFLNINHWPSRRGGEIVSQTKRSIAAQLTKRISDSLFGADPYSKIIIMGDFNDNPTDYGVSKVLGAKFYEEEVKLKSLFNVFGNQYLNGNGTHAYLDSWGMFDQIILSAPWLDKTTSGYRYFKGGIFNPTFLVTNEGKYRGYPFRSFGDEGFTGGYSDHFPVFIYVIKEAD, from the coding sequence ATGATTGGGAAACTCCTTTATTCATTATCACTTTTTATTTTTTTGGGTGTTAGTATTCATGCCCAAACATCTAATAAAATTAAAATCCATACAGTCGCATTTTACAATTTAGAAAACCTATTTGATACGATAAACGATCCTTTGACCTTTGACGAATCAAGCCCAATTATGGAGCTGAAAACCAACAAGGAAAAAGTCTATTGGGAAAAAATAAAAAATATGGCTGAAGCTATTTCCCAAATAGGAAAAGGTATAAATCCAAATCCTCCCTCATTAATTGGGGTCTGTGAAGTTGAGAATAAAAAAGTTTTAGAAGATTTGATATCAAGTCCTACATTGAAAAAATTTAATTATAATATTGTTCATTTCGATTCAAAGGATCCAAGAGGAATTGATGTTGCGCTGTTATATCGCCAATCTGTATTTGTCCCAAAATCAGTTAAGCCTTATGAGGTAAAATTGATGAATGAATCTACTGGAAAAAGAGAGTATACGAGGGATCAATTATGGATAAGCGGCCTCTTAGATGATGATTTGATTTTTTTAAATATAAATCATTGGCCTTCAAGACGAGGTGGAGAAATTGTAAGTCAAACAAAACGTTCAATTGCGGCCCAACTTACCAAACGTATTTCCGATTCACTATTTGGAGCGGACCCCTATTCAAAAATTATTATTATGGGGGATTTCAACGATAATCCAACCGATTATGGGGTTTCAAAGGTTTTAGGAGCGAAATTTTACGAAGAGGAGGTGAAGTTAAAATCCCTTTTCAATGTATTTGGAAATCAATATTTGAACGGAAATGGTACTCACGCGTATTTAGATAGTTGGGGAATGTTTGATCAAATTATCTTAAGCGCGCCTTGGTTGGACAAGACCACTTCAGGCTATCGCTACTTTAAAGGAGGTATATTTAATCCAACTTTTTTGGTGACCAATGAAGGTAAATATAGGGGTTATCCTTTCCGTAGTTTTGGCGACGAGGGGTTTACAGGTGGGTACAGCGACCATTTTCCTGTATTTATATATGTAATTAAAGAAGCTGACTAA
- a CDS encoding T9SS type B sorting domain-containing protein yields the protein MKFSGYTYPFIIPLLLFLLHSHFGLAQLGFCPGNSGDPIFFEDFGTGTANGPPLGSDITSYRFDEIQPNDGEYTISANTQYFGWHDTDDHTPGDVNGRSLIVNADYTAGEFYRSTVTGLCENTSYEFSSWLLNLSSPNECGGSTIPINVRFEIWDDTDTILLARGDTGSISSSSTPNWQQYALVFQTELAQTAVILKMINNGNGGCGNDLAIDDITFKSCGDLVIVEDNEGYEERSYCEIELPTTVTLEAIPDFSVYEDHYYQWQISYDGVSFSNIANEIDNTLAVTVDNTAYYRAVISEDPINLNDPDCVSFSDVFKVTVYNIPSPPNSLGNVEICEDGSGNLQVSVPSEVSVNWYDAAIGGNLLQENSPNYSPTNSGIYYAEAYIDGITCISSDRTPITYTIRERPDLFNEEGGLCSGETMMLSADFPNATYQWNTGATTESIEISNGGSYSVIVTNIYGCDSTKYFEIEEIPSPLIETITSDGPAIVVEMATNGDFEYSLNGFNYQLFNRFNEAAGGLYTIYVRELNGCGIDTMQHHHFVIPKFFTPNNDGRNDSFNLRGIEYFQSSSVQLFDRYGNLIKTARNGPFVWDGTKDSRELPSSDYWYIIIIEGQEIKGHVSLRR from the coding sequence GTGAAATTTTCAGGCTATACATACCCTTTCATTATACCATTACTGCTGTTTTTGCTGCATTCACATTTTGGACTAGCGCAGCTTGGTTTTTGTCCGGGAAATTCTGGTGATCCTATATTCTTTGAAGATTTTGGTACAGGCACTGCCAATGGCCCTCCTTTGGGATCTGATATAACTAGTTATCGATTTGATGAAATTCAACCAAATGATGGGGAGTATACCATTAGTGCCAACACCCAATATTTTGGTTGGCACGATACCGATGACCATACCCCTGGAGATGTTAATGGCCGAAGTTTAATTGTGAATGCCGATTATACGGCCGGTGAATTTTATAGAAGTACCGTCACAGGTTTATGTGAAAATACCTCTTACGAATTTTCCTCTTGGCTACTCAACTTGTCATCCCCAAATGAATGTGGAGGTTCTACAATTCCTATAAATGTAAGGTTTGAAATTTGGGATGATACTGATACAATTTTATTAGCCAGAGGAGATACTGGATCGATTTCCTCATCATCTACACCAAATTGGCAACAGTATGCTTTGGTTTTTCAAACTGAGCTTGCACAAACCGCTGTAATCCTTAAAATGATAAATAATGGAAATGGCGGATGCGGCAATGATTTGGCTATAGACGACATAACATTTAAGTCGTGTGGCGATTTAGTTATTGTTGAGGATAATGAAGGATATGAAGAAAGGAGCTATTGTGAAATTGAGCTTCCCACAACAGTAACTTTAGAGGCTATTCCAGATTTCTCGGTGTATGAAGACCATTATTACCAATGGCAAATAAGTTATGATGGAGTTAGTTTTAGTAATATAGCAAATGAAATTGATAACACCCTTGCAGTCACTGTTGATAATACTGCATACTATCGGGCTGTAATTTCTGAGGATCCCATTAATCTAAATGATCCAGATTGTGTATCCTTTTCCGACGTCTTTAAAGTAACCGTTTACAATATTCCTTCTCCACCAAATTCCCTGGGCAATGTAGAAATTTGTGAGGATGGATCAGGAAATTTACAAGTGTCAGTGCCAAGTGAAGTTTCCGTCAACTGGTACGATGCCGCAATAGGAGGAAACCTTCTTCAAGAGAATAGTCCAAACTACAGTCCAACTAATTCTGGAATTTATTATGCCGAAGCCTATATTGATGGTATAACATGCATTAGTAGTGACAGGACGCCCATAACTTATACCATCCGAGAGCGCCCGGATCTATTTAACGAGGAAGGGGGTTTGTGTAGTGGAGAAACGATGATGTTATCAGCAGATTTCCCTAATGCTACTTACCAATGGAATACAGGGGCAACTACCGAATCGATTGAAATATCTAATGGAGGTAGCTATTCAGTTATTGTTACAAACATCTATGGCTGCGATTCCACCAAGTATTTTGAGATTGAGGAAATTCCCTCCCCTCTTATCGAGACTATAACTTCCGATGGACCTGCAATTGTTGTGGAAATGGCAACAAATGGGGATTTTGAATATTCTTTGAATGGTTTCAACTACCAATTATTTAATCGCTTTAATGAGGCTGCAGGAGGTCTTTATACAATTTATGTACGTGAATTAAATGGATGCGGAATTGATACGATGCAACATCACCATTTTGTAATTCCTAAGTTTTTCACACCAAATAATGATGGTAGAAACGATAGCTTTAACCTAAGAGGGATTGAATATTTTCAGTCATCCTCAGTACAATTGTTCGACCGCTATGGGAATTTAATAAAAACTGCTCGAAATGGTCCTTTCGTTTGGGATGGCACAAAGGACAGTAGAGAGTTGCCATCTTCAGATTATTGGTACATTATTATAATTGAGGGGCAAGAAATTAAGGGACACGTTTCCCTTAGGCGTTAG
- a CDS encoding isoaspartyl peptidase/L-asparaginase family protein — MKQLLLYSLIIFGLLACENKTTQSTIDYESPKDSISENVKRDFAIVIHGGAGTILKKNMTDEREKAYRETLEEAIRTGYDILKNGGSSLDAVTKTINVMENSPLFNAGKGAVFTHEGKNELDASIMDGKTLNAGASAGTTTVKNPIDLARAVMDNSPHVMLSGEGAEEFASEQGLEIVDPSYFFTQSRFDALQRIIESEKTQLDHNDKHTSLEPDLKRFKYGTVGCAALDKNGNLAAGTSTGGMTNKRWGRIGDAPIIGAGTYANNATCAISSTGWGEYFIRSMVAHDISALMEYKGMSLKDAAHTVIHEKVAGLGGDGGIVGVDKDGNIAMEFNTEGMYRASMDDQGKLVIEIYKDEN, encoded by the coding sequence ATGAAACAATTATTGCTTTATTCTTTAATCATTTTTGGATTATTGGCTTGCGAAAACAAAACTACTCAATCAACAATCGATTATGAATCCCCAAAAGATTCAATTTCGGAAAATGTTAAAAGGGATTTTGCGATTGTAATTCACGGTGGTGCAGGCACTATTTTGAAAAAAAATATGACCGATGAAAGGGAAAAAGCTTATCGAGAAACTCTGGAGGAAGCTATTAGAACCGGATACGATATTTTAAAAAATGGAGGCAGTAGTTTAGATGCTGTCACTAAAACCATCAATGTCATGGAAAATTCGCCTTTATTCAATGCGGGAAAAGGGGCTGTGTTTACCCATGAGGGCAAAAATGAATTAGATGCCTCAATAATGGATGGCAAAACCTTGAATGCCGGAGCCTCAGCAGGTACAACCACTGTTAAAAACCCGATTGACCTGGCACGTGCAGTAATGGATAATTCGCCACATGTAATGTTAAGTGGTGAGGGTGCAGAAGAATTTGCCTCTGAACAAGGATTAGAAATTGTTGATCCTTCGTATTTCTTTACACAATCTCGTTTTGATGCTTTGCAACGGATTATTGAATCTGAAAAAACACAACTTGACCATAACGATAAACATACATCCTTAGAGCCTGATTTGAAGAGGTTTAAATATGGTACCGTGGGATGTGCAGCATTAGATAAAAATGGCAACTTAGCCGCTGGCACTTCAACAGGAGGGATGACGAATAAACGTTGGGGGCGAATAGGGGATGCTCCAATAATTGGCGCTGGCACCTATGCCAATAATGCAACATGCGCAATTTCTAGCACCGGTTGGGGTGAATATTTCATTCGCTCCATGGTGGCCCATGACATTTCTGCTTTGATGGAATACAAAGGAATGTCTTTAAAGGATGCAGCACATACAGTAATCCACGAAAAAGTTGCTGGGTTAGGAGGTGATGGCGGAATCGTTGGAGTGGATAAAGATGGGAATATAGCTATGGAATTCAATACGGAAGGCATGTATAGAGCAAGCATGGATGACCAAGGCAAATTAGTTATAGAAATATACAAGGATGAAAACTAA
- a CDS encoding antibiotic biosynthesis monooxygenase family protein: MSPFSDCYAVIFTSKLKEPHLGYNEMAERMEKLATMQPGFLGIDSARNDLGITVSYWKSLEAIKLWKANLEHQEAQSLGKEKWYAWYDLKICKIERHYSFGNLT, translated from the coding sequence ATGTCTCCGTTTTCTGATTGCTATGCTGTTATTTTCACTTCAAAATTAAAAGAGCCTCACCTTGGCTATAATGAAATGGCAGAAAGAATGGAAAAATTAGCCACAATGCAACCTGGATTTTTGGGAATAGATTCTGCCAGAAATGACCTTGGCATAACGGTTAGTTATTGGAAAAGCTTAGAAGCCATAAAACTTTGGAAGGCTAACCTAGAGCATCAAGAAGCTCAATCTTTAGGAAAAGAAAAATGGTATGCTTGGTACGATCTAAAGATCTGCAAAATTGAGCGTCATTACAGTTTTGGAAATTTGACCTAA